In one window of Methanothrix sp. DNA:
- the guaA gene encoding glutamine-hydrolyzing GMP synthase → MDVQRFIDNAIDEIRREVKGKAIIALSGGVDSSVCAVLAHRALGDDLVPVYVDSGLMRRFESERIVELFSHLGLIKVDASERFLNALKGVTDPEQKRKIIGETFIRVFEEVAADVGAEYLIQGTIYPDRIESEGGIKSHHNVGGLPLHIEFKGIIEPMRDLYKDEVREVARALGLPMEISERMPYPGPGLAVRIVGEITKEKLEVVRTANAIVEEEISAFKPWQAFAAVIGKATGVKGDNRVYGWVVAVRAVTSRDAMTADVLELPWDALRRISSRITGEIAGVSRVVYDITPKPPGTIEFE, encoded by the coding sequence ATGGATGTTCAGCGTTTTATTGACAACGCGATAGATGAGATCCGGCGTGAGGTAAAGGGCAAGGCGATAATAGCCCTCTCCGGCGGCGTCGACAGCTCTGTCTGCGCTGTTCTTGCGCACAGGGCTCTCGGGGATGATCTGGTACCGGTCTACGTCGACAGCGGTCTCATGAGGCGCTTCGAGTCTGAGCGGATCGTGGAGCTCTTCAGCCATCTCGGGTTGATTAAAGTGGATGCATCCGAGAGGTTCCTGAATGCGCTGAAGGGAGTGACGGATCCGGAGCAGAAGAGGAAGATCATAGGCGAGACGTTCATCAGGGTTTTCGAGGAAGTAGCAGCAGATGTCGGCGCGGAGTATCTGATCCAGGGCACTATCTACCCTGACAGGATCGAGTCTGAAGGCGGAATAAAGTCTCACCACAACGTTGGCGGGCTGCCGCTGCACATCGAGTTCAAGGGGATAATCGAGCCCATGAGGGACCTCTACAAGGACGAGGTCAGGGAGGTCGCAAGGGCGCTTGGTCTGCCGATGGAGATAAGCGAGAGGATGCCGTATCCTGGGCCCGGTCTCGCGGTCAGAATCGTTGGCGAGATAACAAAGGAGAAGCTGGAGGTCGTGCGAACCGCAAACGCGATAGTCGAGGAGGAGATCTCCGCATTCAAACCGTGGCAGGCGTTCGCAGCCGTGATCGGAAAGGCCACAGGCGTCAAGGGAGATAACAGGGTCTACGGGTGGGTCGTCGCGGTGAGGGCAGTGACCTCCAGGGATGCGATGACCGCTGACGTGCTGGAGCTTCCGTGGGATGCACTGAGGCGAATATCCTCAAGGATCACAGGCGAGATAGCCGGCGTCTCCAGGGTTGTCTACGACATCACCCCTAAACCGCCAGGAACGATAGAGTTCGAGTGA